In the Paralichthys olivaceus isolate ysfri-2021 chromosome 15, ASM2471397v2, whole genome shotgun sequence genome, one interval contains:
- the sytl2a gene encoding uncharacterized protein sytl2a isoform X4, with product MIDLSFLTEEEQETILAVLKRDAELKKAEEHRVLELQRSVNDKGQLRYLTGEWFYETKQLRHQDRIHGSDVIRVSMRHTHKPLTILELSQTLPEQTSFVSSENKEVFVPPVLCGLLQEPPLQLSSGSSQNPYDPPPDTCKPAVQSPTKRKNPFDSDLNAQHTFEEQSSQLLDGEVDQTQKQNEEPLPSSYCSISYDNLRQDMSLVTQNASVLMSMPENTASSTSYQEHFSEVDGPVGKQPNSSALRGILKQFYASISAESLLSPVDLQNPVSLDSTAEIDRKQVRFSSMVSQSGVEWQNGKELGEHSLLDVDSITLSETENNRVNNCYLEKTGCTTSGTHRAILNQCGVDSQEGEVSFRNEAKLREQETGQQQVLGGVFEHCHPELLSPAVSSFVSAEQVPGKPVYLETEPEEEHHSQAQPTDWPTRHNIHHQNLPEQSNDISVDAPSDTTPPKSVSSGNSSHAVSPQPIQKLLGIFRRQKEKIAKVQGPQKEEVTMKKRRNKEPGNAPNISLGATDTTMDKPARVKHEAKPFEMTEVRTLQLAALQNTSFEETTIDVDTQQDATDGKAVQFPERLSILKAFWERENTGPKIKFLREETRQGNISKTGDTSHDPQTYAESLNNILAQKDTADDTAGRSQENILSPQPECSLVVVLSNEDGTYRANPVLIYEDTDDSFTGSVTESQEITPLNAQKQQEGDPVSLPSQSSSSPQENRPAKITELENFMQTEYTGPKENIAIDKSAPISSILCDKIVSTQSDMRTSLDNRENSEGEDQKCPCKTMSKVTDKGFVSQSPDRPQLRSSGSTGDAQSTCQQVKADAESQKMPLSPSKSQMPRSKDKDEEVRMSPSKTCHPRVLPRESSSPTRPRLEGSPLKTFPIDINPQTKAFEEQQRKPSPVPRQRKSPSHGAKQTPSTDIKPSTDSPSCPLPLSPEDREHHYDNALQSNSSSSNSLQSKTASKQKLGTFTSLARSFIPQDYQHYLGPQKMAHVPPFHQEKDAAGENDVVHRPQRFLRDLVGNKSDNSTVGNLPRSNSWIVLNKDRNSSQDTTTRARCLSGASSGGYDESPIMSALKRLSSRMSSSKSPENLTSQPREERSTHESRQQSVDDVSSLPPSASTLSNSKQKQTSVSVPVLQQDETDSDSTSETNLGWRRNTGSSTSNISLSSGMASMSSVSGSTSSIYPGDFGDIEVQGNIQFAVNYIQKLGEFHIFVVHCRELAVADAKKSRSDPYVKCYLLPDKTKLGKRKTTVKKKTLNPNYNEILRFKIIIQMLKTLNLNVSVWHNDTFGRNSFLGEVDLDLSEWDFNNTQINEYTLKSRVSAQSSDYPSPSLLIDSRGQMRVALRFLPQTSHSNRTSRLETGEVQIWVKDCKNLPSIRGVIIDPFVKCTVLPDTSRKSRQKTRVVKRTANPMFNHTMVYDGFRTEDLREACVEITVWDHDRLSSHYIGGLRLGLGTGKSYGVEVVWMDSTTAEANLWQRMLESDGEWVEDVLPLRMFVLAKSMSK from the exons ATGATCGACCTGAGTTTcctgacagaggaggagcaggaaactATCCTGGCAGTGTTGAAGAGAGATGCTGAGCTGAAGAAGGCTGAGGAGCACCGTGTCCT GGAGCTACAGAGGAGTGTGAATGACAAGGGCCAGCTGAGGTACCTGACTGGAGAATGGTTCTACGAGACCAAGCAGCTTCGTCATCAGGATCGCATCCATGGCTCTGACGTCATCAGGGTCTccatgagacacacacataaaccacTCACTATAT TGGAGCTCTCTCAGACATTGCCTGAGCAGACCAGTTTTGTCAgcagtgaaaataaagaagtgtttgtCCCACCTGTTCTCTGTGGACTCCTGCAGGAGCCTCCCTTGCAGCTCAGCAGTGGAAG CTCCCAGAACCCTTATGACCCACCACCTGATACATGTAAACCAGCTGTGCAGTCACCCACAAAG AGGAAAAATCCCTTTGACAGTGATCTCAATGCCCAGCACACTTTTGAAGAGCAGAGCAGTCAGTTGTTGGATGGAGAAGTCGATCAAACCCAGAAACAAAATGAGG agccTTTACCATCATCTTACTGCTCCATTTCTTATGATAACCTTAGACAAGACATGAGCCTGGTCACCCAAAATGCATCTGTTCTTATGTCAATGCCTGAAAACACAGCATCCAGCACCAGCTATCAGGAGCATTTTTCTGAGGTAGATGGACCAGTAGGTAAACAGCCTAACTCTAGCGCTCTGAGGGGCATCCTGAAGCAATTTTACGCTTCCATCTCCGCAGAATCTCTGTTATCTCCTGTGGACCTGCAGAATCCAGTGAGTCTGGATTCTACTGCTGAGATAGACAGGAAGCAGGTGAGGTTCAGCTCAATGGTCAGTCAGAGCGGAGTGGAGTGGCAGAATGGGAAGGAGCTGGGAGAGCACAGTTTGCTTGACGTGGACTCCATCACTCTCTCCGAGACGGAAAATAACCGTGTCAATAACTGTTACCTTGAGAAAACTGGCTGTACCACCTCAGGCACACACAGGGCAATACTCAACCAGTGTGGAGTGGATTCACAAGAAGGTGAAGTCAGTTTCAGAAATGAGGCAAAGCTGCGAGAGCAAGAAACTGGACAACAGCAGGTCCTTGGTG GTGTCTTTGAGCACTGTCATCCGGAGCTCCTAAGCCCTGCAGTGTCTAGCTTTGTTTCTGCTGAGCAGGTGCCAGGTAAGCCTGTTTACCTGGAGACAGAGCCTGAAGAGGAACATCACTCTCAGGCTCAGCCCACAGATTGGCCAACCAGACACAACATTCATCATCAAAACCTGCCTGAACAAAGCAATGACATTTCTGTTGACGCCCCCTCAGATACCACGCCACCAAAAAGTGTCAGCTCAGGGAATTCATCTCATGCTGTTTCACCACAGCCTATACAAAAACTACTTGGAATTTTtagaagacagaaagagaaaatagcTAAAGTTCAGGGTCCACAGAAAGAAGAAGTGAcgatgaagaagagaagaaacaaagaaCCAGGCAACGCACCAAATATTTCCCTAGGTGCTACAGATACGACTATGGATAAACCTGCAAGAGTCAAACATGAAGCTAAACCCTTTGAAATGACAGAGGTCAGAACACTACAACTTGCAGCACTGCAGAACACTTCATTTGAGGAGACCACAATAGATGTAGACACTCAGCAGGATGCAACAGACGGGAAAGCTGTCCAGTTTCCAGAGAGACTATCCATCCTGAAAGCTTtctgggagagagaaaacactggtCCCAAAATCAAATTTCTCAGAGAAGAGACAAGGCAAGGAAACATCTCCAAGACAGGAGACACTTCACATGACCCTCAGACATATGCGGAGAGCTTAAACAATATTTTAGCTCAAAAAGATACAGCTGACGATACAGCTGGCAGGTCCcaagaaaatattttgtcaCCACAACCTGAATGTAGCCTCGTTGTAGTTCTATCAAACGAGGATGGCACATATAGAGCTAATCCAGTGCTCATATATGAAGACACAGATGACTCTTTTACAGGTTCAGTAACAGAGTCACAGGAAATCACTCCGTTAAATGCTCAAAAGCAGCAGGAGGGCGATCCAGTCTCTCTTCCCAGTCAGTCCAGTTCCAGTCCTCAAGAGAACAGGCCGGCCAAGATCACTGAGCTTGAGAATTTCATGCAGACTGAATATACTGGACCCAAGGAAAACATTGCAATCGACAAGAGTGCCCCAATCAGCTCAATACTCTGTGACAAAATTGTTTCTACACAGTCTGATATGAGAACATCTTTAGATAACAGAGAGAACTCTGAAGGAGAAGATCAAAAGTGTCCATGTAAAACGATGTCAAAAGTGACAGACAAAGGTTTTGTTAGTCAGAGTCCAGACAGGCCACAGCTGAGAAGTTCGGGCAGTACTGGGGATGCACAGTCAACCTGTCAACAAGTCAAGGCGGATGCAGAGTCTCAAAAAATGCCCCTCAGTCCCAGTAAATCCCAGATGCCAAGATCAAAAGACAAGGATGAAGAAGTCAGGATGAGTCCGTCTAAGACTTGCCACCCAAGGGTCCTACCAAGAGAATCCTCCAGTCCTACGAGACCTAGGCTGGAGGGATCTCCCTTGAAAACCTTTCCAATAGACATCAACCCTCAAACTAAAGCCTTTGAAGAGCAACAAAGGAAGCCATCACCAGTGCCAAGACAGAGGAAGAGTCCCTCACATGGAGCAAAGCAAACACCATCAACAGATATTAAACCTAGCACAGACAGCCCCTCATGCCCTCTACCCTTAAGtccagaggacagagagcatcACTATGATAACGCACTACAAAGTAATTCAAGTTCCTCTAATTCATTACAGTCCAAAACAGCTTCAAAGCAGAAACTGGGGACCTTTACAAGCCTTGCCAGATCTTTTATCCCTCAGGATTATCAGCACTACCTTGGGCCACAGAAGATGGCCCATGTCCCTCCTTTTCACCAAGAGAAAGACGCTGCTGGTGAGAATGATGTGGTACACAGACCACAACGTTTCCTCAGAGACTTAGTAGGTAACAAGAGTGACAATTCCACTGTGGGAAATCTTCCTAGAAGCAATTCTTGGATTGTgctaaataaagacagaaactcCAGCCAAGACACAACAACCAGGGCCAGGTGCCTGTCTGGGGCAAGTTCAGGCG GTTATGATGAGAGTCCCATCATGTCAGCTCTGAAACGATTATCTTCCAGGATGTCTTCATCCAAAAGTCCGGAAAACCTCACCTCACAACCAA gagaagagaggagcacACATGAATCTAGACAGCAAAGTGTGGATGATG TTTCATCACTTCCACCTTCAGCATCTACTCTGTCCAactcaaagcagaaacagaccAGTGTGTCAGTGCCTGTTCTCCAGCAGGACGAG ACAGACAGCGACAGCACTTCTGAGACCAACTTGGGCTGGAGAAGAAACACAGGCAGCTCCACATCGAACATCAGTCTCTCCTCAGGAATGGCGTCCATGTCTTCT GTCAGTGGCAGCACCAGCAGCATTTACCCTGGAGACTTCGGTGACATTGAAGTCCAGGGAAACATCCAGTTTGCTGTGAACTACATCCAGAAGCTCGGAGAATTTCACATCTTTGTGGTGCACTGCAGGGAACTGGCCGTGGCCGACGCCAAGAAGAGCCGCTCTGACCC gtaTGTGAAATGTTACTTACTTCCTGACAAAACAAAGTTGGGGAAGAGAAAAACCACGGTAAAAAAGAAGACTTTAAACCCCAACTACAATGAAATCCTTCGA TTTAAGATCATAATACAGATGTTAAAAACTCTGAATCTGAATGTGTCCGTGTGGCACAACGATACCTTTGGGCGGAACAGCTTCTTGGGTGAAGTGGACCTGGATCTGTCAGAGTGGGACTTCAACAACACACAGATAAATGAATACACATTAAAATCCAGG GTGTCAGCACAATCCTCAGACTAcccgtctccctcccttctgatagacagcagaggacagatgAGAGTGGCCCTGAGATTCCTGCCGCAGACTTCTCACA GTAACAGAACATCTAGGTTGGAGACTGGTGAGGTGCAGATTTGGGTGAAAGATTGCAAGAATCTCCCTTCAATCAGAGGAGTGATCATCGACCCGTTTGTGAAATG CACCGTGCTACCTGACACAAGCAGGAAAAGCCGCCAGAAGACGCGGGTGGTGAAGAGGACGGCCAACCCCATGTTCAACCACACTATGGTGTACGACGGCTTCCGAACGGAGGACCTCAGAGAGGCCTGTGTGGAGATCACAGTGTGGGATCACGACAGACTGAGCAGCCACTACATCGGCGGCCTCAGGCTTGGGCTCGGGACAG GGAAGAGTTATGGGGTGGAGGTTGTTTGGATGGATTCGACGACCGCCGAAGCAAATTTATGGCAGAGGATGTTAGAGTCTGATGGGGAATGGGTGGAGGATGTTTTACCTCTGAGAATGTTTGTGCTGGCAAAAAGCATGTcaaagtga
- the sytl2a gene encoding uncharacterized protein sytl2a isoform X1 — translation MIDLSFLTEEEQETILAVLKRDAELKKAEEHRVLELQRSVNDKGQLRYLTGEWFYETKQLRHQDRIHGSDVIRVSMRHTHKPLTILELSQTLPEQTSFVSSENKEVFVPPVLCGLLQEPPLQLSSGSSSQNPYDPPPDTCKPAVQSPTKQRKNPFDSDLNAQHTFEEQSSQLLDGEVDQTQKQNEEPLPSSYCSISYDNLRQDMSLVTQNASVLMSMPENTASSTSYQEHFSEVDGPVGKQPNSSALRGILKQFYASISAESLLSPVDLQNPVSLDSTAEIDRKQVRFSSMVSQSGVEWQNGKELGEHSLLDVDSITLSETENNRVNNCYLEKTGCTTSGTHRAILNQCGVDSQEGEVSFRNEAKLREQETGQQQVLGGVFEHCHPELLSPAVSSFVSAEQVPGKPVYLETEPEEEHHSQAQPTDWPTRHNIHHQNLPEQSNDISVDAPSDTTPPKSVSSGNSSHAVSPQPIQKLLGIFRRQKEKIAKVQGPQKEEVTMKKRRNKEPGNAPNISLGATDTTMDKPARVKHEAKPFEMTEVRTLQLAALQNTSFEETTIDVDTQQDATDGKAVQFPERLSILKAFWERENTGPKIKFLREETRQGNISKTGDTSHDPQTYAESLNNILAQKDTADDTAGRSQENILSPQPECSLVVVLSNEDGTYRANPVLIYEDTDDSFTGSVTESQEITPLNAQKQQEGDPVSLPSQSSSSPQENRPAKITELENFMQTEYTGPKENIAIDKSAPISSILCDKIVSTQSDMRTSLDNRENSEGEDQKCPCKTMSKVTDKGFVSQSPDRPQLRSSGSTGDAQSTCQQVKADAESQKMPLSPSKSQMPRSKDKDEEVRMSPSKTCHPRVLPRESSSPTRPRLEGSPLKTFPIDINPQTKAFEEQQRKPSPVPRQRKSPSHGAKQTPSTDIKPSTDSPSCPLPLSPEDREHHYDNALQSNSSSSNSLQSKTASKQKLGTFTSLARSFIPQDYQHYLGPQKMAHVPPFHQEKDAAGENDVVHRPQRFLRDLVGNKSDNSTVGNLPRSNSWIVLNKDRNSSQDTTTRARCLSGASSGGYDESPIMSALKRLSSRMSSSKSPENLTSQPREERSTHESRQQSVDDVSSLPPSASTLSNSKQKQTSVSVPVLQQDETDSDSTSETNLGWRRNTGSSTSNISLSSGMASMSSVSGSTSSIYPGDFGDIEVQGNIQFAVNYIQKLGEFHIFVVHCRELAVADAKKSRSDPYVKCYLLPDKTKLGKRKTTVKKKTLNPNYNEILRFKIIIQMLKTLNLNVSVWHNDTFGRNSFLGEVDLDLSEWDFNNTQINEYTLKSRVSAQSSDYPSPSLLIDSRGQMRVALRFLPQTSHSNRTSRLETGEVQIWVKDCKNLPSIRGVIIDPFVKCTVLPDTSRKSRQKTRVVKRTANPMFNHTMVYDGFRTEDLREACVEITVWDHDRLSSHYIGGLRLGLGTGKSYGVEVVWMDSTTAEANLWQRMLESDGEWVEDVLPLRMFVLAKSMSK, via the exons ATGATCGACCTGAGTTTcctgacagaggaggagcaggaaactATCCTGGCAGTGTTGAAGAGAGATGCTGAGCTGAAGAAGGCTGAGGAGCACCGTGTCCT GGAGCTACAGAGGAGTGTGAATGACAAGGGCCAGCTGAGGTACCTGACTGGAGAATGGTTCTACGAGACCAAGCAGCTTCGTCATCAGGATCGCATCCATGGCTCTGACGTCATCAGGGTCTccatgagacacacacataaaccacTCACTATAT TGGAGCTCTCTCAGACATTGCCTGAGCAGACCAGTTTTGTCAgcagtgaaaataaagaagtgtttgtCCCACCTGTTCTCTGTGGACTCCTGCAGGAGCCTCCCTTGCAGCTCAGCAGTGGAAG CAGCTCCCAGAACCCTTATGACCCACCACCTGATACATGTAAACCAGCTGTGCAGTCACCCACAAAG CAGAGGAAAAATCCCTTTGACAGTGATCTCAATGCCCAGCACACTTTTGAAGAGCAGAGCAGTCAGTTGTTGGATGGAGAAGTCGATCAAACCCAGAAACAAAATGAGG agccTTTACCATCATCTTACTGCTCCATTTCTTATGATAACCTTAGACAAGACATGAGCCTGGTCACCCAAAATGCATCTGTTCTTATGTCAATGCCTGAAAACACAGCATCCAGCACCAGCTATCAGGAGCATTTTTCTGAGGTAGATGGACCAGTAGGTAAACAGCCTAACTCTAGCGCTCTGAGGGGCATCCTGAAGCAATTTTACGCTTCCATCTCCGCAGAATCTCTGTTATCTCCTGTGGACCTGCAGAATCCAGTGAGTCTGGATTCTACTGCTGAGATAGACAGGAAGCAGGTGAGGTTCAGCTCAATGGTCAGTCAGAGCGGAGTGGAGTGGCAGAATGGGAAGGAGCTGGGAGAGCACAGTTTGCTTGACGTGGACTCCATCACTCTCTCCGAGACGGAAAATAACCGTGTCAATAACTGTTACCTTGAGAAAACTGGCTGTACCACCTCAGGCACACACAGGGCAATACTCAACCAGTGTGGAGTGGATTCACAAGAAGGTGAAGTCAGTTTCAGAAATGAGGCAAAGCTGCGAGAGCAAGAAACTGGACAACAGCAGGTCCTTGGTG GTGTCTTTGAGCACTGTCATCCGGAGCTCCTAAGCCCTGCAGTGTCTAGCTTTGTTTCTGCTGAGCAGGTGCCAGGTAAGCCTGTTTACCTGGAGACAGAGCCTGAAGAGGAACATCACTCTCAGGCTCAGCCCACAGATTGGCCAACCAGACACAACATTCATCATCAAAACCTGCCTGAACAAAGCAATGACATTTCTGTTGACGCCCCCTCAGATACCACGCCACCAAAAAGTGTCAGCTCAGGGAATTCATCTCATGCTGTTTCACCACAGCCTATACAAAAACTACTTGGAATTTTtagaagacagaaagagaaaatagcTAAAGTTCAGGGTCCACAGAAAGAAGAAGTGAcgatgaagaagagaagaaacaaagaaCCAGGCAACGCACCAAATATTTCCCTAGGTGCTACAGATACGACTATGGATAAACCTGCAAGAGTCAAACATGAAGCTAAACCCTTTGAAATGACAGAGGTCAGAACACTACAACTTGCAGCACTGCAGAACACTTCATTTGAGGAGACCACAATAGATGTAGACACTCAGCAGGATGCAACAGACGGGAAAGCTGTCCAGTTTCCAGAGAGACTATCCATCCTGAAAGCTTtctgggagagagaaaacactggtCCCAAAATCAAATTTCTCAGAGAAGAGACAAGGCAAGGAAACATCTCCAAGACAGGAGACACTTCACATGACCCTCAGACATATGCGGAGAGCTTAAACAATATTTTAGCTCAAAAAGATACAGCTGACGATACAGCTGGCAGGTCCcaagaaaatattttgtcaCCACAACCTGAATGTAGCCTCGTTGTAGTTCTATCAAACGAGGATGGCACATATAGAGCTAATCCAGTGCTCATATATGAAGACACAGATGACTCTTTTACAGGTTCAGTAACAGAGTCACAGGAAATCACTCCGTTAAATGCTCAAAAGCAGCAGGAGGGCGATCCAGTCTCTCTTCCCAGTCAGTCCAGTTCCAGTCCTCAAGAGAACAGGCCGGCCAAGATCACTGAGCTTGAGAATTTCATGCAGACTGAATATACTGGACCCAAGGAAAACATTGCAATCGACAAGAGTGCCCCAATCAGCTCAATACTCTGTGACAAAATTGTTTCTACACAGTCTGATATGAGAACATCTTTAGATAACAGAGAGAACTCTGAAGGAGAAGATCAAAAGTGTCCATGTAAAACGATGTCAAAAGTGACAGACAAAGGTTTTGTTAGTCAGAGTCCAGACAGGCCACAGCTGAGAAGTTCGGGCAGTACTGGGGATGCACAGTCAACCTGTCAACAAGTCAAGGCGGATGCAGAGTCTCAAAAAATGCCCCTCAGTCCCAGTAAATCCCAGATGCCAAGATCAAAAGACAAGGATGAAGAAGTCAGGATGAGTCCGTCTAAGACTTGCCACCCAAGGGTCCTACCAAGAGAATCCTCCAGTCCTACGAGACCTAGGCTGGAGGGATCTCCCTTGAAAACCTTTCCAATAGACATCAACCCTCAAACTAAAGCCTTTGAAGAGCAACAAAGGAAGCCATCACCAGTGCCAAGACAGAGGAAGAGTCCCTCACATGGAGCAAAGCAAACACCATCAACAGATATTAAACCTAGCACAGACAGCCCCTCATGCCCTCTACCCTTAAGtccagaggacagagagcatcACTATGATAACGCACTACAAAGTAATTCAAGTTCCTCTAATTCATTACAGTCCAAAACAGCTTCAAAGCAGAAACTGGGGACCTTTACAAGCCTTGCCAGATCTTTTATCCCTCAGGATTATCAGCACTACCTTGGGCCACAGAAGATGGCCCATGTCCCTCCTTTTCACCAAGAGAAAGACGCTGCTGGTGAGAATGATGTGGTACACAGACCACAACGTTTCCTCAGAGACTTAGTAGGTAACAAGAGTGACAATTCCACTGTGGGAAATCTTCCTAGAAGCAATTCTTGGATTGTgctaaataaagacagaaactcCAGCCAAGACACAACAACCAGGGCCAGGTGCCTGTCTGGGGCAAGTTCAGGCG GTTATGATGAGAGTCCCATCATGTCAGCTCTGAAACGATTATCTTCCAGGATGTCTTCATCCAAAAGTCCGGAAAACCTCACCTCACAACCAA gagaagagaggagcacACATGAATCTAGACAGCAAAGTGTGGATGATG TTTCATCACTTCCACCTTCAGCATCTACTCTGTCCAactcaaagcagaaacagaccAGTGTGTCAGTGCCTGTTCTCCAGCAGGACGAG ACAGACAGCGACAGCACTTCTGAGACCAACTTGGGCTGGAGAAGAAACACAGGCAGCTCCACATCGAACATCAGTCTCTCCTCAGGAATGGCGTCCATGTCTTCT GTCAGTGGCAGCACCAGCAGCATTTACCCTGGAGACTTCGGTGACATTGAAGTCCAGGGAAACATCCAGTTTGCTGTGAACTACATCCAGAAGCTCGGAGAATTTCACATCTTTGTGGTGCACTGCAGGGAACTGGCCGTGGCCGACGCCAAGAAGAGCCGCTCTGACCC gtaTGTGAAATGTTACTTACTTCCTGACAAAACAAAGTTGGGGAAGAGAAAAACCACGGTAAAAAAGAAGACTTTAAACCCCAACTACAATGAAATCCTTCGA TTTAAGATCATAATACAGATGTTAAAAACTCTGAATCTGAATGTGTCCGTGTGGCACAACGATACCTTTGGGCGGAACAGCTTCTTGGGTGAAGTGGACCTGGATCTGTCAGAGTGGGACTTCAACAACACACAGATAAATGAATACACATTAAAATCCAGG GTGTCAGCACAATCCTCAGACTAcccgtctccctcccttctgatagacagcagaggacagatgAGAGTGGCCCTGAGATTCCTGCCGCAGACTTCTCACA GTAACAGAACATCTAGGTTGGAGACTGGTGAGGTGCAGATTTGGGTGAAAGATTGCAAGAATCTCCCTTCAATCAGAGGAGTGATCATCGACCCGTTTGTGAAATG CACCGTGCTACCTGACACAAGCAGGAAAAGCCGCCAGAAGACGCGGGTGGTGAAGAGGACGGCCAACCCCATGTTCAACCACACTATGGTGTACGACGGCTTCCGAACGGAGGACCTCAGAGAGGCCTGTGTGGAGATCACAGTGTGGGATCACGACAGACTGAGCAGCCACTACATCGGCGGCCTCAGGCTTGGGCTCGGGACAG GGAAGAGTTATGGGGTGGAGGTTGTTTGGATGGATTCGACGACCGCCGAAGCAAATTTATGGCAGAGGATGTTAGAGTCTGATGGGGAATGGGTGGAGGATGTTTTACCTCTGAGAATGTTTGTGCTGGCAAAAAGCATGTcaaagtga